A stretch of the Acidobacteriota bacterium genome encodes the following:
- a CDS encoding heterodisulfide reductase subunit F — YSPDQVVTTLENKMKCGIGHCGRCYVGPFSVCRDGPVVTWAELNELPKDY; from the coding sequence TACTCGCCCGATCAGGTCGTGACAACTCTCGAAAACAAGATGAAATGCGGCATCGGCCACTGCGGTCGGTGCTACGTCGGGCCATTCTCGGTCTGCCGGGATGGCCCGGTGGTGACCTGGGCCGAGTTGAACGAGCT